One Setaria viridis chromosome 7, Setaria_viridis_v4.0, whole genome shotgun sequence genomic region harbors:
- the LOC117862649 gene encoding uncharacterized protein isoform X2 codes for MYDGHNSAHNIGSEHASNVPNIQSETMESDMSSGAHTNHELHQDARVELQQNRTQEQVLPTSNTLHNTINYNYSFTYPNVHTDVTIDHVVPPIAAKGNTATASPISSTHNIVGEAPPHLDSLVHLADASTTGTIHPQAATANMTIPIANVYSHPDKQVTDKESRPPQMMHLALFFYSLAHKLRSSIVQTLL; via the exons ATGTATGATGGCCACAACAGTGCGCATAATATAGGATCTGAACATGCATCTAATGTGCCAAATATTCAATCTGAAACAATGGAGAGTGATATGTCTTCTG GTGCTCACACAAACCACGAACTTCACCAGGATGCACGTGTTGAATTGCAACAAAATAGGACTCAAGAACAAGTTTTACCAACATCCAACACATTGCACAATACTATTAATTATAATTATAGCTTCACCTATCCCAAT GTTCACACAGATGTGACGATTGATCATGTCGTGCCTCCTATTGCGGCTAAAGGAAACACCGCCACAGCCTCTCCAATCAGCA GCACCCACAATATTGTTGGCGAAGCACCCCCACACCTAGATTCCCTAGTTCACCTCGCAGATGCATCTACTACCGGTACTATCCACCCGCAAGCTGCAACTGCTAACATGACTATACCAATAGCCAATGTTTATTCACATCCTGACAAACAAGTAACAGATAAG GAATCGAGACCACCACAGATGATGCACTTGGCCCTATTCTTTTACAGCCTTGCACACAAGTTGAGATCATCCATTGTCCAGACATTGCTTTGA
- the LOC117862649 gene encoding uncharacterized protein isoform X1, giving the protein MYDGHNSAHNIGSEHASNVPNIQSETMESDMSSGAHTNHELHQDARVELQQNRTQEQVLPTSNTLHNTINYNYSFTYPNVHTDVTIDHVVPPIAAKGNTATASPISIAGTHNIVGEAPPHLDSLVHLADASTTGTIHPQAATANMTIPIANVYSHPDKQVTDKESRPPQMMHLALFFYSLAHKLRSSIVQTLL; this is encoded by the exons ATGTATGATGGCCACAACAGTGCGCATAATATAGGATCTGAACATGCATCTAATGTGCCAAATATTCAATCTGAAACAATGGAGAGTGATATGTCTTCTG GTGCTCACACAAACCACGAACTTCACCAGGATGCACGTGTTGAATTGCAACAAAATAGGACTCAAGAACAAGTTTTACCAACATCCAACACATTGCACAATACTATTAATTATAATTATAGCTTCACCTATCCCAAT GTTCACACAGATGTGACGATTGATCATGTCGTGCCTCCTATTGCGGCTAAAGGAAACACCGCCACAGCCTCTCCAATCAGCA TTGCAGGCACCCACAATATTGTTGGCGAAGCACCCCCACACCTAGATTCCCTAGTTCACCTCGCAGATGCATCTACTACCGGTACTATCCACCCGCAAGCTGCAACTGCTAACATGACTATACCAATAGCCAATGTTTATTCACATCCTGACAAACAAGTAACAGATAAG GAATCGAGACCACCACAGATGATGCACTTGGCCCTATTCTTTTACAGCCTTGCACACAAGTTGAGATCATCCATTGTCCAGACATTGCTTTGA